Proteins from a genomic interval of bacterium:
- the dinD gene encoding DNA damage-inducible protein D: MNKELIARMQQKFDSLAQVVPDENIEFWFARDLQEPLGYVRWENFLTAVERAVTSCETMGFEVSDHFRDVTKKVSLGSGAEREIFDLMLTRYACYLIAQNGDPRKEPIAFAQSYFALQTRKQELIEDRMRLQTRLEARDRLRDAEKTLSKNIYERGVDDSGFARIRSKGDAALFGGKTTKTMKLKFGITLSRPLADFLPTLTIAAKNLATEITNYNVEQEDLQGEAPITCEHVQNNASVREMLGQRGIKPECLPAEEDIKKLQRRVKTEEKKLALQSGALPDEEGEDEGP; this comes from the coding sequence ATGAATAAAGAGTTGATTGCTAGAATGCAGCAGAAGTTTGATTCTCTGGCCCAGGTTGTGCCGGATGAGAATATCGAATTCTGGTTTGCTCGCGACCTTCAAGAGCCTCTGGGGTATGTCCGTTGGGAGAACTTTCTCACGGCGGTAGAACGCGCCGTAACGTCTTGCGAGACAATGGGCTTCGAGGTCTCCGACCATTTTCGTGACGTCACGAAAAAGGTCTCGCTTGGCAGTGGCGCTGAGCGGGAGATATTCGATCTCATGCTGACCCGCTATGCCTGCTATCTTATAGCCCAGAACGGCGACCCACGCAAGGAGCCGATCGCCTTTGCTCAGAGCTACTTCGCGCTGCAGACGCGCAAGCAGGAGCTGATCGAGGATCGGATGCGGCTTCAGACTCGACTGGAGGCCCGTGACCGGTTAAGAGACGCCGAAAAGACACTCTCCAAAAACATATATGAGCGAGGCGTGGATGACTCCGGCTTCGCCAGAATCCGCTCCAAAGGAGACGCTGCCCTGTTTGGCGGAAAGACAACGAAAACGATGAAGCTCAAGTTTGGCATTACTCTGAGCCGCCCGTTGGCGGATTTCCTGCCCACTCTTACTATCGCGGCCAAGAATCTCGCGACGGAAATTACGAACTACAACGTTGAACAGGAAGACTTGCAGGGCGAGGCGCCAATAACATGTGAACACGTTCAGAACAACGCAAGCGTCCGGGAGATGTTAGGACAGCGCGGGATCAAGCCGGAGTGTCTTCCAGCGGAGGAAGACATCAAGAAACTCCAGAGACGGGTCAAAACGGAAGA